A window from Citrobacter amalonaticus encodes these proteins:
- a CDS encoding YbdK family carboxylate-amine ligase, translating to MPLPDFHVSEPYTLGIELEMQVVNPPGYDLSQDSSTLIAAVKDRVHAGEVKHDITESMLEMATDVCHSIDQAAAQFSAMQQVILQAAANHHLEICGGGTHPFQKWQRQEVCDNERYQRTLENFGYLIQQATVFGQHVHVGCASGDDAIYLLHGLSHFVPHFIALSAASPYMQGSDTRFASSRLNIFSGFPDNGPMPWVSNWQEFEGLFRRLSYTSMIDSIKDLHWDIRPSPHFGTVEVRVMDTPLTLSHAINMAGLIQATAHWLLTERPFKHQERDYLLYKFNRFQACRYGLEGILTDVHTGDHHSLSEDTLRLLEKVAPSADKVGAASAIEALTRQVKQGASEAQKMREFVSDGGSLIGLVKKHCEIWAG from the coding sequence ATGCCACTACCCGATTTTCACGTCTCTGAACCGTACACCCTCGGCATTGAACTGGAAATGCAAGTGGTTAATCCGCCGGGATATGATCTGAGCCAGGACTCTTCGACGCTGATTGCCGCAGTGAAAGACCGGGTACACGCCGGCGAAGTGAAGCACGATATCACCGAAAGCATGCTGGAGATGGCGACTGACGTTTGCCACAGTATCGATCAGGCGGCGGCGCAGTTTTCCGCGATGCAACAGGTGATCCTGCAAGCGGCGGCTAACCATCACCTCGAAATTTGCGGCGGTGGTACGCATCCGTTTCAGAAATGGCAGCGCCAGGAAGTATGCGATAACGAACGCTATCAACGCACGCTGGAAAACTTTGGCTATCTCATTCAGCAGGCCACCGTATTTGGCCAACATGTTCACGTCGGCTGCGCCAGCGGAGATGATGCGATTTACCTGCTGCACGGGCTGTCGCACTTTGTCCCGCATTTTATTGCGCTCTCGGCGGCTTCACCTTATATGCAGGGCTCCGACACCCGCTTTGCCTCGTCGCGGCTGAATATCTTCTCTGGTTTCCCGGATAACGGCCCCATGCCGTGGGTGAGCAACTGGCAGGAGTTTGAAGGGTTATTCCGTCGTCTCAGCTATACAAGCATGATCGACAGCATTAAAGATTTACACTGGGATATTCGCCCCAGCCCGCATTTTGGCACGGTCGAAGTGCGGGTGATGGATACGCCGCTCACCCTCAGCCATGCGATCAATATGGCCGGTTTAATTCAGGCTACCGCGCACTGGCTACTGACGGAACGACCGTTTAAACATCAGGAGCGTGACTATCTGCTATATAAATTCAACCGTTTTCAGGCCTGTCGCTACGGGCTGGAGGGGATTCTGACCGACGTGCATACCGGCGACCATCATTCGCTTTCAGAGGACACGCTGCGCCTGCTGGAAAAAGTTGCGCCGTCCGCTGATAAAGTCGGTGCCGCAAGCGCGATTGAAGCCCTGACCCGGCAGGTTAAACAGGGTGCCAGCGAAGCGCAAAAAATGCGTGAGTTTGTCAGCGATGGCGGATCGCTCATCGGGCTGGTGAAAAAACATTGTGAGATTTGGGCCGGGTAA
- a CDS encoding GNAT family N-acetyltransferase — protein sequence MPEINEYGQTVGDALPDWHGASVLQRTVLEGRWCRLEPLDPERHAADLFDAYAQADDERDWTWLASRRPDSVAATFHWLSGKANDDALVPFTVVDIRAERAVGLVCFMAIEREHGSVEIGHVTWSPRMKNSVLGTEAVWLLLRYAFAQGYRRVEWKCDSLNLASRRAAERLGFVFEGRFRQKIVRKGRNRDSDWLSMIDGEWPECDRALQRWLAAENFDAQGQQIKTLAQCRQ from the coding sequence GTGCCGGAAATCAATGAATACGGCCAGACGGTGGGCGATGCGCTACCGGACTGGCATGGCGCGTCCGTTCTGCAACGGACGGTGCTGGAAGGTCGCTGGTGTCGCCTTGAGCCGCTCGATCCTGAACGTCATGCCGCCGATTTGTTCGACGCTTATGCGCAGGCAGACGACGAGCGAGACTGGACGTGGCTGGCAAGCCGTCGACCCGATAGCGTTGCGGCGACGTTCCACTGGCTCAGTGGAAAAGCGAATGATGACGCGCTGGTACCTTTCACCGTGGTGGATATCCGCGCAGAACGTGCGGTGGGGTTAGTCTGCTTTATGGCGATCGAACGCGAGCACGGCAGCGTTGAAATCGGCCATGTCACCTGGTCGCCGCGGATGAAAAATAGCGTACTGGGCACAGAAGCCGTCTGGCTGCTGTTGCGCTACGCCTTCGCACAGGGATATCGCCGCGTGGAGTGGAAATGTGATTCTCTCAACCTGGCGTCGCGTCGCGCGGCAGAGCGCCTGGGATTTGTCTTTGAAGGCCGCTTTCGCCAGAAAATTGTCCGCAAAGGCCGCAACCGGGACAGTGACTGGCTATCGATGATTGATGGCGAGTGGCCTGAGTGTGACCGCGCATTGCAGCGCTGGTTAGCGGCGGAGAATTTTGACGCGCAGGGCCAGCAGATTAAAACGCTGGCCCAGTGTCGACAGTAA
- the betA gene encoding choline dehydrogenase: protein MHFDYIIIGAGSAGNVLATRLTEDSNTTVLLLEAGGPDYRADFRTQMPAALAFPLQGKRYNWAYETEPEPHMNYRRMECGRGKGLGGSSLINGMCYVRGNAMDLDNWAQAPGLEHWSYLNCLPYYRKAEARDIGANDYHGGDGPVSVTTSKPGVNPLFEAMIEAGVQAGYPRTDDLNGYQQEGFGPMDRTVTPQGRRASTARGYLDQARKRPNLTIVTHALTDHIVFDGKKAVGVEWLEGDSTIPTRARANKEVLLCAGAIASPQILQRSGVGDAALLKAFAIPLVHHLPGVGENLQDHLEMYLQYECKEPVSLYPALQWWNQPKIGAEWLFGGTGIGASNHFEAGGFIRSREAFAWPNIQYHFLPVAINYNGSNAVKEHGFQCHVGSMRSPSRGHVHLKSRDPREHPAILFNYMSTEQDWQEFRDAIRITREIINQPALDKFRGREISPGIACQTDEQLDAFVREHAETAFHPCGTCKMGFDEMAVVDGEGKVHGVENLRVVDASIMPQIITGNLNATTTMIGEKIADAIRGRAPLAKSTARYYMAGDAPVRKPARR, encoded by the coding sequence TTGCATTTTGACTACATCATTATTGGTGCCGGCTCTGCCGGTAACGTACTGGCTACACGACTGACAGAAGACAGCAATACCACCGTCCTGCTGCTGGAAGCGGGTGGCCCGGATTACCGTGCGGATTTCCGTACCCAGATGCCAGCGGCACTCGCCTTTCCGCTACAGGGAAAACGCTACAACTGGGCCTACGAAACCGAACCCGAACCGCATATGAACTACCGCCGGATGGAATGCGGACGCGGAAAAGGGCTCGGTGGCTCGTCTTTGATTAACGGCATGTGCTACGTGCGTGGCAATGCGATGGATCTCGACAACTGGGCGCAAGCGCCCGGGCTCGAACACTGGAGTTACCTCAACTGCCTGCCCTATTACCGTAAAGCAGAAGCGCGCGATATTGGTGCCAATGACTATCACGGCGGCGACGGCCCGGTCAGCGTGACCACCTCAAAACCGGGCGTGAATCCGCTCTTTGAAGCGATGATCGAGGCGGGCGTTCAGGCAGGCTATCCGCGGACAGACGACCTGAACGGCTATCAGCAGGAAGGTTTTGGCCCAATGGATCGTACCGTCACGCCTCAGGGACGGCGCGCCAGCACCGCGCGAGGCTACCTGGATCAGGCGAGAAAACGCCCTAACCTCACCATTGTGACCCATGCGCTGACTGACCACATCGTCTTTGACGGCAAAAAAGCCGTCGGCGTGGAGTGGCTGGAAGGCGACAGCACGATCCCGACCCGCGCCAGGGCAAACAAAGAAGTGCTGCTGTGCGCAGGGGCGATTGCTTCGCCGCAGATCCTGCAACGCTCCGGCGTGGGTGATGCTGCGTTACTAAAGGCTTTTGCGATCCCGCTGGTTCACCACCTGCCCGGCGTCGGGGAAAATCTGCAGGATCATCTTGAAATGTACCTGCAATATGAGTGTAAAGAGCCCGTGTCGCTTTACCCCGCTCTGCAATGGTGGAATCAGCCGAAGATTGGTGCTGAATGGCTGTTTGGCGGAACCGGTATCGGCGCGAGTAATCACTTCGAAGCCGGAGGATTCATCCGCAGCCGTGAAGCCTTTGCCTGGCCGAACATTCAGTACCATTTCCTGCCGGTGGCGATCAATTACAACGGTTCTAACGCAGTGAAAGAACATGGTTTCCAGTGCCACGTCGGGTCAATGCGCTCGCCGAGCCGCGGTCACGTCCATCTGAAGTCCCGCGACCCACGCGAACATCCGGCAATTCTGTTTAACTACATGTCAACAGAACAAGACTGGCAGGAGTTCCGCGATGCGATTCGTATCACGCGGGAAATCATCAACCAGCCGGCGCTGGATAAATTCCGTGGACGAGAGATCAGTCCCGGCATCGCGTGTCAGACTGACGAACAGCTGGACGCATTTGTGCGCGAACATGCGGAGACGGCGTTTCACCCCTGCGGCACCTGTAAAATGGGCTTTGACGAGATGGCAGTGGTCGACGGTGAAGGGAAAGTGCATGGCGTTGAGAATCTGCGCGTCGTGGATGCGTCGATCATGCCGCAAATTATCACCGGCAATCTGAATGCAACGACCACTATGATTGGCGAGAAAATTGCCGATGCCATTCGCGGACGCGCTCCGCTGGCGAAAAGTACAGCGCGTTATTACATGGCAGGCGACGCGCCGGTACGCAAACCGGCGCGACGGTAA
- the betB gene encoding betaine-aldehyde dehydrogenase, which yields MSRMAEQQLYIDGGYTAATSGRTFETINPASGEILATVQAAGREDVDRAVKSAQRGQKIWAAMTAMERSRILRRAVEILRERNDELARLETLDTGKPFSETASVDIVTGADVLEYYAGLIPALEGSQLPLRETAFVYTRREPLGVVAGIGAWNYPIQIALWKSAPALAAGNAMIFKPSEVTPLSALKLAEIYSEAGLPDGVFNVLPGEGAETGHYLTDHPGIAKVSFTGGVASGKKVMANAAASSLKAVTMELGGKSPLIVFEDANVNLAADIAMMANFYSSGQVCTNGTRVFIPARMKSAFEQTILSRVARIRAGDLFDPATNFGPLVSFAHRENVLRYIESGKKEGATLLCGGEVLTGNAFDEGAWVAPTVFTDCRDDMTIVREEIFGPVMSILTYESEDEVIRRANDTDYGLAAGVVTQDLNRAHRVIHQLEAGICWINTWGESPAEMPVGGYKHSGIGRENGLMTLQSYTQVKSIQLEMAPFQSVF from the coding sequence ATGTCCCGAATGGCAGAACAACAACTTTACATTGATGGTGGCTATACCGCCGCCACCAGCGGTCGGACTTTCGAGACGATCAACCCTGCCAGTGGCGAGATTCTGGCCACCGTACAGGCCGCAGGGCGTGAGGATGTCGACCGCGCGGTAAAAAGCGCTCAGCGCGGACAAAAAATCTGGGCGGCGATGACCGCCATGGAACGCTCGCGCATTCTGCGCCGGGCAGTGGAGATTCTGCGCGAACGCAATGATGAACTGGCGAGACTGGAAACGCTGGATACCGGCAAACCGTTCAGCGAAACCGCCAGCGTCGATATCGTCACCGGCGCAGACGTACTGGAATACTACGCCGGGTTGATTCCCGCGCTGGAAGGGAGCCAACTCCCGCTGCGCGAGACCGCGTTCGTCTACACCCGCCGCGAGCCGCTGGGCGTTGTCGCCGGGATTGGCGCATGGAACTACCCGATTCAAATCGCGCTGTGGAAATCCGCACCGGCGCTGGCGGCGGGTAATGCGATGATCTTCAAACCCAGCGAAGTCACCCCGCTGTCTGCCCTGAAGCTGGCAGAAATCTACAGCGAAGCCGGCCTGCCGGACGGCGTCTTTAATGTCCTGCCGGGCGAAGGCGCAGAAACGGGCCACTATCTGACTGACCATCCGGGCATCGCCAAAGTGTCCTTCACCGGCGGCGTCGCCAGCGGTAAAAAAGTGATGGCAAACGCGGCCGCCTCGTCGCTGAAAGCGGTGACGATGGAGCTGGGCGGCAAATCGCCGCTGATCGTTTTCGAGGATGCTAACGTTAATCTCGCCGCAGACATCGCGATGATGGCAAATTTCTATAGCTCCGGTCAGGTCTGCACCAACGGAACCCGCGTGTTCATTCCGGCGCGGATGAAAAGTGCGTTTGAGCAGACCATTTTGTCCCGCGTGGCGCGGATCCGCGCAGGCGATCTGTTTGATCCCGCCACTAATTTTGGCCCGCTGGTCAGCTTTGCGCATCGCGAAAACGTCCTGCGCTATATCGAAAGCGGTAAAAAAGAAGGTGCAACGCTGCTGTGCGGCGGAGAGGTACTGACGGGAAACGCGTTCGATGAGGGAGCCTGGGTCGCGCCAACGGTGTTTACCGACTGCCGCGACGACATGACCATCGTGCGCGAGGAAATCTTCGGACCGGTGATGTCCATTCTGACTTACGAGAGTGAAGACGAGGTTATTCGTCGCGCCAACGACACTGATTACGGTCTGGCGGCGGGTGTGGTCACTCAGGATCTCAACCGCGCCCATCGCGTCATCCACCAGCTTGAAGCAGGGATCTGCTGGATCAACACATGGGGGGAATCCCCTGCCGAAATGCCGGTTGGCGGCTACAAACATTCCGGTATTGGCCGCGAAAATGGCCTGATGACGCTTCAAAGCTACACCCAGGTGAAGTCCATCCAGCTCGAGATGGCCCCCTTCCAGTCCGTATTTTAA
- the betI gene encoding transcriptional regulator BetI — MPKQGMQTLRRRQLIDATLEAINEVGMHDATIAQIARRAGVSTGIISHYFKDKNGLLEATMRDITSQLRHAVLHRLHALQGARAELRLRAIVAGNFDETQISHAAMKAWLAFWASSMHQPMLYRLQQVASKRLLSNIVYEFMRELPREQAQQAGYGLAALIDGLWLRAALSGKPFNLSLAQALTTHFISQHLPKSH; from the coding sequence ATGCCCAAACAGGGGATGCAAACCCTTCGGCGCAGACAGCTGATCGACGCTACGCTGGAAGCGATTAATGAAGTCGGGATGCACGATGCGACGATTGCGCAAATCGCCCGTCGTGCCGGTGTTTCAACCGGGATCATTAGCCATTACTTTAAGGATAAGAATGGATTGCTGGAGGCAACGATGCGCGACATCACCAGCCAGCTGCGTCATGCCGTTTTGCATCGACTCCATGCATTACAGGGAGCACGCGCCGAGTTGCGATTGCGCGCCATCGTGGCGGGAAACTTTGACGAGACCCAGATAAGCCACGCCGCAATGAAGGCCTGGCTGGCATTCTGGGCCAGCAGCATGCACCAGCCGATGCTGTATCGCCTGCAACAGGTCGCCAGTAAACGTCTGTTGTCGAACATTGTGTACGAATTTATGCGCGAACTGCCGCGTGAACAGGCGCAGCAGGCAGGCTATGGCCTCGCGGCGCTGATCGACGGGCTGTGGCTACGCGCCGCGCTAAGCGGTAAGCCGTTTAATCTCAGTCTTGCGCAGGCGCTGACCACCCATTTCATCAGTCAGCACTTACCCAAAAGCCACTGA
- the betT gene encoding choline BCCT transporter BetT has protein sequence MSDLPQSREKDKINPVVFYTSAGLILLFSLTTLFFSDFSAVWIGRTLNWVSKTFGWYYLLAATLYIVFVVFIACSRFGSVKLGPEQSKPEFSLLSWAAMLFAAGIGIDLMFFSVAEPVTQYMQPPEGAGQTIEAARQSMVWTLFHYGLTGWSMYALMGMALGYFSYRYNLPLTIRSALYPIFGKRINGPIGHSVDIAAVIGTIFGIATTLGIGVVQLNYGLSVLFDIPDSMAAKAALIVLSVVIATISVTSGVDKGIRVLSELNVLLALGLILFVLFMGDTSFLLNALVLNVGDYVNRFMGMTLNSFAFDRPVEWMNNWTLFFWAWWVAWSPFVGLFLARISRGRTIRQFVFGTLIIPFTFTLLWLSVFGNSALYEIIHGDAGFAQEAMVHPERGFYSLLAQYPAFTFSASVATITGLLFYVTSADSGALVLGNFTSKLKDINSDAPNWIRIFWSVAIGLLTLGMLMTNGISALQNTTVIMGLPFSFVIFFVMAGLYKSLKVEDYRRESASRHTAPRPLGVQDRLSWKKRLSRLMNYPGTRYTREMMKTVCYPAMEEVAQELRLRGARVELQSMPPEEGDNLGHLDLLVHMGDERNFIYQIWPQQYAVPGFTYRARSGKSTYYRLETFLLEGSQGNDLMDYSKEQVITDILDQYERHLNFIHLDREAPGNGVLFPGM, from the coding sequence ATGTCAGACCTTCCGCAGAGCAGAGAAAAGGACAAAATCAATCCGGTGGTGTTTTACACCTCCGCCGGGCTGATTTTGTTGTTTTCCCTGACCACCCTCTTTTTTAGTGATTTCTCCGCCGTCTGGATTGGCCGGACCCTGAACTGGGTCTCGAAAACCTTTGGCTGGTACTACCTGCTGGCGGCCACGCTGTACATCGTCTTTGTTGTTTTCATTGCCTGTTCGCGTTTTGGCTCGGTAAAGCTCGGCCCGGAGCAGTCGAAACCGGAGTTCAGTCTGCTCAGTTGGGCGGCCATGCTCTTCGCCGCCGGGATTGGTATCGACCTGATGTTCTTCTCTGTGGCGGAGCCGGTGACGCAATATATGCAGCCACCAGAAGGGGCAGGGCAGACCATTGAAGCGGCGCGCCAGTCGATGGTCTGGACGTTGTTCCACTACGGCCTGACCGGCTGGTCGATGTATGCCCTGATGGGCATGGCGCTGGGTTACTTCAGCTACCGCTATAACCTGCCGCTGACCATCCGTTCTGCGCTGTATCCGATCTTCGGTAAACGCATCAACGGACCGATTGGACACAGTGTCGATATCGCCGCTGTCATCGGAACTATTTTTGGTATCGCCACGACGCTGGGTATTGGTGTGGTTCAGCTCAACTACGGTCTGAGCGTGTTGTTTGATATCCCGGATTCGATGGCGGCGAAAGCAGCGCTGATTGTCTTGTCGGTGGTGATCGCCACGATTTCGGTCACTTCCGGGGTGGATAAGGGCATCCGCGTACTTTCAGAGCTTAATGTTCTGTTGGCGTTGGGGCTGATCCTGTTTGTGCTGTTTATGGGCGACACCTCGTTCCTGCTCAACGCGCTGGTGCTCAATGTGGGCGACTATGTGAATCGCTTTATGGGGATGACGCTCAACAGCTTTGCCTTTGATCGTCCGGTTGAGTGGATGAATAACTGGACGCTATTTTTCTGGGCGTGGTGGGTGGCATGGTCGCCGTTTGTCGGTCTGTTCCTCGCGCGGATCTCACGTGGGCGTACCATCCGTCAGTTTGTCTTCGGTACGTTGATTATTCCGTTCACCTTTACTCTGCTGTGGCTGTCGGTGTTCGGCAACAGCGCGTTGTATGAAATTATCCACGGCGATGCGGGATTTGCCCAGGAAGCGATGGTGCATCCGGAGCGCGGATTCTATAGCCTGCTGGCACAATATCCGGCATTCACGTTTAGCGCTTCCGTCGCTACCATCACCGGTCTGCTGTTTTATGTGACGTCAGCCGATTCCGGCGCGCTGGTGCTGGGAAACTTCACCTCGAAGCTGAAGGATATCAACAGCGATGCGCCAAACTGGATCCGTATCTTCTGGTCGGTGGCCATCGGGCTGCTGACCCTGGGAATGCTGATGACGAACGGAATTTCAGCCCTGCAGAACACCACGGTGATCATGGGCCTGCCGTTCAGCTTTGTGATTTTCTTTGTGATGGCCGGGTTGTATAAATCGCTCAAGGTAGAAGATTATCGCCGCGAGAGCGCCAGCCGCCATACCGCGCCGCGCCCCTTGGGCGTGCAGGATCGGTTGAGCTGGAAAAAACGCCTCTCGCGGCTGATGAACTATCCCGGCACACGCTACACCCGCGAGATGATGAAAACAGTCTGTTATCCGGCGATGGAAGAGGTCGCGCAGGAGCTGCGGTTGCGTGGCGCGAGGGTGGAACTGCAAAGTATGCCGCCAGAAGAAGGGGACAATCTTGGTCACCTCGACCTGCTGGTGCATATGGGCGATGAACGTAACTTTATCTACCAGATCTGGCCTCAGCAGTATGCCGTGCCTGGTTTCACCTACCGTGCGCGCAGCGGGAAATCGACCTATTACCGGCTGGAGACCTTCCTGCTGGAAGGCAGCCAGGGCAATGACCTGATGGACTACAGCAAAGAGCAGGTGATTACCGATATCCTCGACCAGTACGAACGTCATCTGAACTTCATTCATCTCGATCGTGAAGCGCCAGGAAATGGCGTGTTGTTCCCGGGCATGTAG
- a CDS encoding SDR family oxidoreductase — MIAKDFAQQLFNLQGRVAFVTGAGSGIGQTIAWALASAGARVVCFDLREDGGLKETANHIDAMGGQSALYTGDVRQLSDLRAAVALTKERFGRLDIAVNAAGIANANPALEMESEQWQRVIDINLTGVWNSCKAEAELMLESGGGSIINIASMSGIIVNRGLEQAHYNSSKAGVIHLSKSLAMEWIEKGIRVNSISPGYTATPMNTRPEMVHQTREFESQTPIQRMAKVEEMAGPALFLASDAASFCTGVDLVVDGGFICW; from the coding sequence ATGATCGCAAAAGATTTTGCTCAACAACTGTTTAACCTGCAAGGACGCGTCGCTTTCGTCACGGGCGCAGGTAGCGGCATCGGTCAGACCATTGCCTGGGCGCTGGCCAGCGCGGGTGCACGGGTCGTCTGTTTTGATCTGCGTGAAGACGGCGGATTGAAAGAGACCGCTAATCATATCGACGCGATGGGGGGGCAGTCGGCACTCTATACGGGTGATGTTCGTCAGCTTAGCGACCTTCGCGCCGCCGTTGCCCTGACCAAAGAACGGTTTGGTCGTCTGGATATCGCGGTGAACGCTGCCGGTATTGCCAACGCTAACCCGGCCCTGGAAATGGAAAGCGAACAGTGGCAGCGCGTTATTGACATCAACCTCACGGGCGTCTGGAACTCCTGCAAAGCGGAAGCGGAACTGATGCTCGAATCAGGCGGCGGATCTATCATCAACATCGCCTCCATGTCCGGGATCATCGTCAACCGAGGCCTTGAACAGGCGCATTACAATAGTTCTAAAGCGGGGGTTATTCACCTTTCGAAGAGCCTGGCAATGGAATGGATTGAGAAAGGCATTCGTGTGAACTCCATCAGCCCGGGATACACCGCCACGCCGATGAACACCCGTCCAGAGATGGTTCATCAGACACGTGAATTTGAAAGTCAGACACCAATACAGCGCATGGCAAAAGTGGAGGAGATGGCAGGTCCGGCGCTGTTCCTCGCCAGCGATGCGGCTTCGTTCTGTACTGGCGTCGATCTCGTTGTGGATGGCGGATTTATCTGCTGGTAG
- a CDS encoding SDR family oxidoreductase, with amino-acid sequence MQRDFHGKTVVITGACRGIGAGIAERFARDGANLVMVSNAERVHETAEQLRQRYQADILSLQVDVTNEEQVQALYEQAAARFGTIDVSIQNAGVITIDYFDRMPKADFEKTLAVNTTGVWLCCREAAKYMVKQNHGCLINTSSGQGRQGFIYTPHYAASKMGVIGITQSLAHELAPWNITVNAFCPGIIESEMWDYNDRVWGEILSTDEKRYGKGELMAEWVKGIPMKRAGKPEDVAGLVAFLASDDARYLTGQTINIDGGLIMS; translated from the coding sequence ATGCAACGTGATTTTCATGGTAAGACGGTCGTCATCACCGGGGCATGCCGGGGAATTGGCGCAGGTATCGCCGAACGTTTCGCCCGGGACGGCGCAAACCTGGTGATGGTCTCCAACGCGGAGCGCGTTCACGAAACGGCAGAGCAACTGCGCCAGCGCTACCAGGCTGATATTTTATCTTTGCAGGTTGATGTCACTAACGAAGAGCAGGTACAGGCGCTGTATGAGCAAGCCGCTGCGCGCTTTGGCACGATTGACGTCTCCATCCAGAACGCTGGTGTGATCACCATAGATTACTTTGACCGGATGCCAAAAGCTGATTTTGAAAAAACCCTTGCCGTCAATACCACAGGGGTGTGGCTCTGTTGCCGGGAAGCGGCGAAATATATGGTGAAACAGAACCATGGCTGTCTGATTAACACCTCTTCCGGTCAGGGACGTCAGGGCTTCATTTACACCCCGCACTATGCCGCCAGCAAAATGGGGGTGATTGGTATCACGCAGAGCCTGGCGCATGAACTGGCCCCGTGGAACATCACCGTTAACGCCTTCTGTCCAGGGATCATCGAAAGCGAAATGTGGGATTACAACGACCGCGTATGGGGCGAGATCCTCAGTACCGATGAAAAACGCTATGGCAAAGGTGAACTGATGGCGGAGTGGGTTAAGGGCATCCCCATGAAACGCGCCGGTAAACCCGAGGACGTCGCCGGACTGGTCGCCTTCCTGGCCTCTGACGATGCGCGCTATCTTACCGGACAAACCATCAATATTGATGGTGGCCTGATTATGTCGTAA
- a CDS encoding ABC transporter permease, which yields MNQKYMIYMYLLKARTFIALLLVIAFFSVMVPNFLTTSNLLIMTQHVAITGLLAIGMTLVILTGGIDLSVGAVAGICGMVAGALLTNGLPIWGGNIIFFNVAEVILCVAIFGVLVGFVNGAVITRFGVAPFICTLGMMYVARGSALLFNDGSTYPNLNGMEALGNTGFATLGSGTLLGIYLPIWLMIAFLVLGYWITTKTPLGRYIYAIGGNESAARLAGVPIVKAKIFVYAFSGLCAAFVGLIVASQLQTAHPMTGNMFEMDAIGATVLGGTALAGGRGRVSGSIIGAFVIVFLADGMVMMGVSDFWQMVIKGVVIVTAVVVDQFQQKLQNKVILMRRHEEKQTTAPSANTVSS from the coding sequence ATGAACCAGAAATATATGATTTACATGTACCTGCTGAAGGCCAGAACGTTTATCGCGCTGCTGCTGGTCATCGCATTCTTCAGCGTGATGGTACCGAATTTCCTGACCACATCTAACCTGCTGATTATGACCCAGCACGTTGCGATTACCGGCTTACTGGCAATTGGAATGACGCTGGTGATCCTCACCGGGGGCATTGACCTGTCGGTCGGCGCCGTTGCAGGGATCTGCGGCATGGTGGCGGGAGCATTACTCACCAATGGCTTGCCCATCTGGGGCGGTAACATCATCTTCTTCAACGTAGCGGAAGTGATCCTCTGTGTCGCCATCTTCGGCGTTCTCGTCGGGTTCGTAAATGGCGCCGTCATCACCCGCTTTGGTGTGGCTCCTTTCATTTGTACTCTCGGCATGATGTACGTTGCCAGGGGATCTGCCCTGCTGTTTAACGACGGTAGCACCTACCCCAACCTTAACGGTATGGAAGCGCTAGGAAATACCGGTTTTGCTACGCTGGGTTCCGGCACGCTGCTCGGGATTTACCTGCCAATCTGGCTAATGATTGCCTTCCTGGTGTTGGGCTACTGGATCACCACCAAAACCCCGCTTGGCCGCTATATCTACGCGATCGGCGGTAACGAATCCGCAGCGCGTCTGGCCGGTGTGCCGATCGTCAAAGCGAAAATTTTCGTGTACGCCTTCTCCGGGTTGTGCGCTGCCTTTGTTGGGTTGATTGTCGCGTCTCAGCTACAAACAGCGCACCCGATGACCGGCAACATGTTTGAGATGGACGCCATCGGCGCCACCGTCCTGGGCGGAACCGCGCTCGCTGGCGGTCGCGGACGGGTATCCGGTTCTATCATCGGGGCCTTCGTCATCGTCTTTCTGGCCGATGGCATGGTGATGATGGGCGTCAGCGATTTCTGGCAAATGGTCATTAAAGGTGTCGTTATCGTCACCGCCGTGGTTGTCGACCAGTTCCAGCAAAAGCTACAGAACAAAGTCATTCTGATGCGTCGCCATGAAGAAAAGCAGACGACAGCACCCTCAGCGAATACCGTATCCAGTTAA